The Armatimonadota bacterium genome includes a window with the following:
- a CDS encoding glucosamine--fructose-6-phosphate aminotransferase: MAFLDEVAEQPAVLRELIEFYGRREGRSLLTNARTVAGVSPRSYLFTGMGTSEHAPHAVADRLADAASVPVVIRDAGELLHYGLRTVNFHDTVFAVSQSGESIETRKVAESLKGHPRLIAITNNPESTMARLARANLPLLAGTEASISTKTYSNTLALLALLPEALTGREITATLGALEGVAGQMEEWVETRATEARAAAEFLRGGNAITFVARGPSMAAARQAALTFQEGVHLHTCALTGGAFRHGPMEMIGPDSCAVLFADSSPAGDLVRRMAAETASLGARVVLFSAKPAESAKTMTVLLIPCPEPVIFPLACSVAQELMLEQMARDRGLVAGEFRRSGKITTTE, from the coding sequence GTGGCGTTTCTGGATGAAGTTGCGGAACAGCCAGCGGTCTTGCGCGAGCTGATAGAGTTCTACGGCAGACGAGAGGGACGCTCACTGCTCACGAACGCACGCACGGTGGCAGGAGTGTCTCCCCGGAGCTACCTCTTCACCGGAATGGGCACGTCGGAGCACGCACCGCACGCTGTGGCGGACCGCCTTGCCGACGCCGCGAGCGTTCCCGTGGTCATCCGCGACGCGGGCGAGTTGCTACACTACGGGCTGCGCACTGTCAACTTCCACGACACCGTTTTCGCTGTCTCACAATCCGGCGAGAGCATCGAGACCCGGAAAGTGGCGGAGTCCCTGAAAGGGCACCCGCGGCTGATCGCGATCACGAACAATCCGGAGAGCACCATGGCACGGCTGGCCCGCGCGAATCTCCCCCTGCTCGCGGGCACCGAGGCATCCATCTCCACGAAGACCTATTCCAATACACTGGCTTTGCTGGCGCTTCTGCCGGAGGCTCTGACCGGCCGTGAGATCACCGCCACACTGGGAGCGCTGGAAGGCGTAGCCGGACAGATGGAAGAATGGGTGGAAACCCGCGCGACGGAAGCCAGGGCTGCGGCGGAGTTCCTGCGGGGCGGAAATGCCATCACCTTCGTCGCTCGCGGACCGTCAATGGCCGCCGCCAGGCAGGCCGCCCTCACATTCCAGGAAGGCGTTCATCTTCACACCTGTGCACTGACCGGAGGGGCATTCCGGCACGGTCCGATGGAGATGATCGGTCCGGACAGCTGTGCCGTTCTCTTTGCCGACTCCTCTCCCGCCGGGGATCTGGTGCGCAGGATGGCCGCCGAAACCGCCTCCCTGGGCGCACGGGTGGTGCTGTTCTCAGCCAAACCCGCCGAGTCAGCAAAGACGATGACAGTTCTGTTGATACCGTGCCCTGAGCCCGTGATCTTCCCGCTGGCCTGCAGCGTTGCTCAGGAGCTGATGCTCGAACAGATGGCCCGTGACCGGGGGCTCGTCGCCGGCGAATTCCGCCGGTCCGGAAAGATCACCACAACGGAATGA